Proteins from a genomic interval of Caulobacter sp. NIBR1757:
- a CDS encoding DUF6624 domain-containing protein, whose product MLRIVVACLLLIAAPAVAADAVLSPQAQALIAPVKAALDAERARQAALPPPANDSEKLVRMGAMDQVGRRVLTGIDLTTLPPGEIAAARKAMWAPIQVADDENLAALLKMVPAEGWFLKSRYGDKAAGAAFHIIQHSDVAQWKRFVPVLEPLVVTGEVDGQSFGLMYDRLAINEGRPQRYGSQMTCEAGKWVPEKLEDPARVEEWRKAMGFPQTFAEYLEHWKTYPPCT is encoded by the coding sequence ATGCTGCGTATCGTTGTCGCCTGCCTGTTACTGATCGCCGCGCCGGCCGTGGCGGCGGACGCTGTGTTGTCGCCGCAGGCGCAGGCGCTGATCGCGCCGGTCAAGGCGGCGCTGGACGCCGAGCGCGCCCGCCAGGCGGCGTTGCCCCCGCCGGCCAACGATTCCGAGAAGCTGGTGCGGATGGGGGCGATGGATCAGGTCGGGCGGCGGGTGCTGACCGGGATCGACCTGACCACCCTGCCGCCCGGGGAGATCGCGGCGGCGCGCAAGGCGATGTGGGCCCCGATCCAGGTGGCCGATGACGAGAACCTCGCGGCCCTGTTGAAGATGGTGCCGGCCGAGGGCTGGTTCCTGAAGAGCCGCTATGGCGACAAGGCGGCGGGCGCCGCCTTCCACATCATCCAGCACAGCGATGTCGCGCAATGGAAGCGGTTCGTGCCGGTGCTGGAGCCGCTGGTGGTCACCGGCGAGGTCGATGGGCAGTCGTTCGGGCTGATGTACGACCGGCTGGCGATCAACGAGGGCCGGCCGCAGCGCTACGGCTCACAGATGACCTGCGAGGCCGGCAAGTGGGTCCCCGAAAAGCTCGAGGACCCGGCCCGGGTCGAGGAGTGGCGCAAGGCGATGGGCTTCCCGCAGACCTTCGCGGAATACCTGGAGCACTGGAAGACCTACCCGCCCTGTACGTAG
- the groL gene encoding chaperonin GroEL (60 kDa chaperone family; promotes refolding of misfolded polypeptides especially under stressful conditions; forms two stacked rings of heptamers to form a barrel-shaped 14mer; ends can be capped by GroES; misfolded proteins enter the barrel where they are refolded when GroES binds), whose translation MAAKDVYFSSDARDRMLRGVNILANAVKVTLGPKGRNVVIEKSFGAPRSTKDGVSVAKEIELSDRFENLGAQMIREVASKTNDKAGDGTTTATVLAQAIVVEGLKSVAAGMNPMDLKRGIDKAVAKVIAEIQSTSKKVSANSEIAQVGTISANGDSEVGEMIARAMEKVGNEGVITVEEAKTAETELDVVEGMQFDRGYLSPYFITNADKMEVVLEEPMILLFEKKLSGLQPLLPVLEAVVQSGRPLLIIAEDIEGEALATLVVNKLRGGLRVAAVKAPGFGDRRKAMLEDIAVLTGGEVISEDLGIKLENVTLEMLGKAKKVTITKDDTTIVDGVGAKEGIEARIGQIKKQIEDTTSDYDKEKLQERLAKLAGGVAVVRVGGSTEVEVKEKKDRVDDALNATRAAVEEGIVPGGGVALLKASKILDGMVGDNADQTNGIAIVRRALQAPIRQIAENAGVEGSIVVGKVLESDSATFGFNAQTEEYVDMVAAGVIDPAKVVRTALQDAASVAGLLITTEAAIVEAPKKAAAGGAGGGMPGGMGGMGDMDF comes from the coding sequence ATGGCCGCCAAAGACGTCTATTTCTCCTCCGACGCCCGTGACCGCATGCTGCGCGGCGTCAACATCCTCGCCAACGCGGTGAAGGTGACCCTGGGCCCCAAGGGCCGCAACGTCGTGATCGAAAAGTCCTTCGGCGCCCCGCGCTCGACCAAGGACGGCGTCTCGGTCGCCAAGGAAATCGAACTGAGCGATCGCTTCGAGAACCTCGGCGCCCAGATGATCCGCGAAGTCGCGAGCAAGACCAACGACAAGGCCGGTGACGGCACCACCACCGCCACCGTGCTGGCGCAAGCCATCGTCGTCGAAGGCCTGAAGTCGGTCGCCGCCGGCATGAACCCGATGGACCTGAAGCGCGGCATCGACAAGGCCGTGGCCAAGGTCATCGCCGAAATCCAGTCGACCTCCAAGAAGGTCTCGGCCAACAGCGAAATCGCCCAGGTCGGCACCATCTCGGCCAACGGCGACAGCGAAGTCGGCGAGATGATCGCCCGCGCCATGGAAAAGGTCGGCAACGAAGGCGTCATCACGGTTGAAGAAGCCAAGACCGCCGAGACCGAACTCGACGTCGTCGAAGGCATGCAGTTCGACCGCGGCTACCTGTCGCCCTACTTCATTACCAACGCCGACAAGATGGAAGTCGTGCTCGAAGAGCCGATGATCCTGCTGTTCGAGAAGAAGCTGTCGGGCCTCCAGCCCCTGCTGCCGGTCCTGGAAGCCGTGGTCCAGTCGGGTCGTCCCCTGCTGATCATCGCCGAGGACATCGAAGGCGAAGCCCTGGCCACCCTGGTGGTCAACAAGCTGCGCGGCGGCCTGCGCGTCGCCGCCGTCAAGGCTCCGGGCTTCGGCGACCGCCGCAAGGCCATGCTGGAAGACATCGCCGTCCTGACCGGCGGTGAAGTGATCAGCGAAGACCTGGGCATCAAGCTCGAGAACGTCACCCTCGAGATGCTCGGCAAGGCCAAGAAGGTCACCATCACCAAGGACGACACCACCATCGTCGACGGCGTCGGCGCCAAGGAGGGCATCGAAGCCCGCATTGGCCAGATCAAGAAGCAGATCGAAGACACCACCAGCGACTACGACAAGGAAAAGCTGCAGGAACGTCTGGCCAAGCTGGCCGGCGGTGTTGCCGTGGTCCGCGTCGGCGGTTCGACCGAAGTCGAAGTGAAGGAAAAGAAGGACCGCGTCGATGACGCCCTCAACGCGACCCGCGCGGCCGTGGAAGAAGGCATCGTCCCCGGCGGCGGCGTGGCCCTGCTGAAGGCCTCGAAGATCCTCGACGGCATGGTTGGCGACAACGCCGACCAGACCAACGGCATCGCCATCGTCCGTCGCGCCCTGCAGGCCCCGATCCGTCAGATCGCCGAAAACGCCGGCGTTGAAGGCTCGATCGTGGTCGGCAAGGTCCTGGAAAGCGACTCGGCCACCTTCGGCTTCAACGCCCAGACCGAAGAGTACGTCGACATGGTCGCGGCCGGCGTCATCGACCCGGCCAAGGTCGTCCGCACGGCCCTGCAGGACGCGGCCTCGGTCGCCGGCCTGCTGATCACCACCGAAGCGGCCATCGTCGAGGCGCCGAAGAAGGCGGCCGCCGGCGGCGCCGGTGGCGGCATGCCCGGCGGCATGGGCGGCATGGGCGATATGGACTTCTAG
- the groES gene encoding co-chaperone GroES, with translation MKFRPLGDRVLVKRVEEESKTKGGIIIPDTAKEKPQEGEVVAVGPGARDDSGKVQPLELKAGDKILFGKWSGTEVKVDGEDLIIMKESDVLGVLQA, from the coding sequence ATGAAATTTCGCCCCCTTGGCGACCGCGTCCTGGTGAAGCGCGTCGAAGAAGAGTCCAAGACCAAAGGTGGGATCATCATCCCCGACACCGCCAAGGAAAAGCCGCAGGAAGGCGAAGTCGTCGCCGTCGGCCCCGGCGCGCGTGACGACTCCGGCAAGGTCCAGCCCCTGGAACTGAAGGCCGGCGACAAGATCCTGTTCGGCAAGTGGTCGGGCACCGAGGTCAAGGTCGACGGTGAAGACCTGATCATCATGAAGGAAAGCGACGTCCTGGGCGTCCTGCAGGCTTAA
- a CDS encoding CDP-alcohol phosphatidyltransferase family protein: MISNTITLFRIALIAPLFWLLISNAGWPAVAVYLAAGLLDVVDGQVARRLNETSRLGAMLDLVGDRLLTFVMVLGLAVAGALDGWVAAAAAVLAGRCFVVATLNEALGNENKVGGSKLEAAKIACQFAGLALLAAPGFPLGPVQSMDVGAALTILSALLTLITVFGYLRTGLARLRS; the protein is encoded by the coding sequence ATGATCTCCAACACCATCACCCTGTTCCGCATCGCCCTGATCGCGCCGCTGTTCTGGCTGCTGATCAGCAACGCCGGCTGGCCCGCCGTCGCCGTCTACCTCGCGGCCGGCCTGCTCGACGTCGTCGATGGCCAGGTCGCCCGCCGCCTGAACGAGACCTCCCGCCTGGGCGCCATGCTCGACCTCGTCGGCGACCGCCTGCTGACCTTCGTCATGGTGCTGGGCCTGGCCGTGGCCGGCGCCCTGGACGGCTGGGTCGCCGCCGCCGCCGCTGTCCTCGCCGGCCGCTGCTTCGTGGTCGCCACCCTCAACGAAGCCCTTGGCAACGAAAACAAGGTCGGCGGCTCGAAGCTGGAGGCCGCCAAGATCGCCTGCCAGTTCGCCGGCCTGGCCCTGCTGGCCGCCCCGGGCTTCCCGCTCGGCCCCGTCCAGTCGATGGACGTCGGCGCCGCCCTCACCATCCTCTCGGCCCTGCTGACCCTGATCACCGTCTTCGGCTACCTGCGCACGGGCCTGGCGCGGCTACGCTCCTGA
- the mnmA gene encoding tRNA 2-thiouridine(34) synthase MnmA has translation MTTALSPSAVDAALDAVRAAVGLPAGSRIVAAMSGGVDSTVTAALLHRAGYDVVGVTLQLYDHGAAIQKKGACCAGQDIHDARTASDAIGIPHYVLDYESRFKDQVIEEFADAYLRGETPIPCVRCNQTVKFRDLLDVARDLGAVAMATGHYVQRVEAGNHAELRRAADPAKDQSYFLFATTAEQLDFLRFPLGGMSKPQVRAIAAELGLTAADKPDSQDICFVPEGKYHTVIDRIRPQGALPGEIVHMDGRVLGTHEGVTRYTIGQRRGLNVAVGDPLFVTRIDADKRQVIVGPREALLTTALTLKETNWLGDETFAEACAAGRPVLARVRSTREPVPGRLSLVDGQPAVALDTHEEGVAPGQACVLYAPEAPGRVLGGGFIATAVRAELAA, from the coding sequence ATGACGACCGCCCTTTCCCCTTCCGCCGTGGACGCCGCGCTCGACGCCGTGCGCGCGGCCGTCGGCCTGCCGGCCGGCAGCCGGATCGTGGCGGCGATGTCGGGCGGGGTGGACTCGACGGTGACCGCCGCCCTGCTGCACCGGGCCGGCTACGACGTCGTCGGCGTCACCCTGCAGCTCTACGACCACGGCGCGGCCATCCAGAAGAAGGGCGCCTGCTGCGCCGGCCAGGATATCCACGACGCCCGCACCGCCTCCGACGCCATCGGCATCCCGCACTACGTCCTCGACTACGAAAGCCGCTTCAAGGACCAGGTCATCGAGGAGTTCGCCGACGCCTACCTGCGCGGCGAGACGCCGATCCCCTGCGTGCGCTGCAATCAAACCGTGAAGTTCCGCGACCTGCTCGACGTCGCCCGCGACCTGGGCGCCGTGGCCATGGCCACCGGCCACTACGTCCAGCGCGTGGAGGCCGGCAATCACGCCGAACTGCGCCGCGCCGCCGACCCGGCCAAGGACCAGAGCTACTTCCTGTTCGCCACCACGGCCGAGCAGCTGGACTTCCTGCGCTTTCCGCTGGGCGGCATGAGCAAGCCGCAGGTGCGGGCCATCGCCGCCGAGCTGGGCCTCACCGCCGCCGACAAGCCCGACAGCCAGGACATCTGCTTTGTCCCTGAGGGAAAGTACCACACCGTCATCGACCGCATCCGCCCGCAGGGCGCTTTGCCGGGCGAGATCGTCCACATGGACGGCCGTGTGCTCGGGACCCACGAGGGCGTCACCCGCTACACCATCGGCCAACGCCGGGGCCTGAACGTGGCGGTCGGCGACCCGCTGTTCGTCACCCGCATCGATGCCGACAAACGCCAGGTCATCGTCGGCCCGCGCGAGGCGCTGCTGACCACCGCCCTGACCCTGAAAGAGACCAACTGGCTGGGCGACGAGACCTTCGCGGAAGCCTGCGCCGCCGGCCGCCCGGTCCTGGCCCGCGTGCGCTCGACCCGCGAGCCGGTCCCCGGCCGCCTGTCGCTGGTCGATGGCCAGCCCGCCGTCGCCCTCGACACCCACGAGGAAGGCGTCGCCCCCGGCCAGGCCTGCGTCCTCTATGCGCCGGAAGCCCCGGGCCGCGTGCTCGGCGGCGGCTTCATCGCCACGGCGGTGCGGGCGGAGCTGGCGGCGTGA
- a CDS encoding phosphotransferase family protein produces the protein MADAAPSAQDLNSGTEPLDERTWIDAEKLLPWLEANVEGFKGPLEIRKFKGGQSNPTYQLVTPSQRYVLRRKPPGKLLPSAHAVDREYKVIAALNKVNFPVAKAYALCMDESIVGTIFYVMEQVEGRILWDGTLPDYSPAERRKIYEAEIGTLAALHNVDYKAIGLEDYGKPGNYFSRQVSRWTKQYQASETSVIPEMNQLIAWFPDHTPEDDMTSIVHGDYRLDNMILHPTEQKVAAVLDWELSTLGNPLADFSYFLMSWVMPSQERGGLSGIDDLTTYGIPTIDEAVAQYCKATGRDGLPNLDWYFAYNLFRLAGICQGIVGRVRDGTANSAHAATMEARVPVLARGAWEFAQKAGA, from the coding sequence ATGGCCGACGCCGCGCCCAGCGCCCAGGACCTGAACAGTGGCACCGAGCCGCTCGACGAGCGCACCTGGATCGACGCCGAGAAGCTGCTGCCGTGGCTGGAAGCCAACGTCGAAGGCTTCAAGGGCCCGCTGGAAATCCGCAAGTTCAAGGGCGGCCAGTCGAACCCGACCTATCAGCTGGTCACGCCGTCCCAGCGCTACGTCCTGCGCCGCAAGCCGCCGGGCAAGCTGTTGCCGAGCGCCCACGCCGTCGACCGCGAGTACAAGGTCATCGCGGCGCTGAACAAGGTGAACTTCCCGGTCGCAAAGGCCTACGCCCTGTGCATGGACGAGAGCATCGTCGGCACCATCTTCTACGTCATGGAGCAGGTCGAGGGCCGCATCCTGTGGGACGGCACCCTGCCCGACTACAGCCCCGCCGAGCGCCGCAAGATCTATGAAGCCGAGATCGGCACGCTCGCGGCCCTGCACAACGTCGACTACAAGGCCATCGGCCTGGAGGACTACGGCAAGCCCGGCAACTATTTCAGCCGCCAGGTCAGCCGCTGGACCAAGCAATACCAGGCCTCCGAAACCTCGGTGATCCCGGAGATGAACCAGCTGATCGCCTGGTTCCCCGACCACACGCCGGAGGACGACATGACCTCGATCGTCCATGGCGACTACCGCCTGGACAACATGATCCTGCACCCGACCGAGCAGAAGGTCGCCGCCGTCCTCGACTGGGAACTCTCGACCCTCGGCAACCCGCTGGCCGATTTCAGCTACTTCCTGATGAGCTGGGTCATGCCCAGCCAGGAGCGGGGCGGCCTGTCCGGCATCGACGACCTGACCACCTACGGCATCCCGACCATCGACGAGGCGGTTGCCCAGTACTGCAAGGCCACGGGCCGCGACGGCCTGCCCAACCTCGACTGGTACTTCGCCTACAACCTCTTCCGCCTGGCCGGCATCTGCCAGGGCATCGTCGGCCGCGTCCGCGACGGCACCGCCAACTCTGCCCACGCCGCGACCATGGAAGCCCGGGTGCCGGTGCTGGCCAGGGGCGCCTGGGAATTCGCCCAGAAGGCGGGGGCCTAG
- a CDS encoding amidohydrolase family protein — protein MKSTFKAGLVAAALGVLALVGVADAQGQSSPLTYIQAGRVLADPATGKVETERTIVVENGKVLRIEAGYTSAPGANVIDLKDSFVLPGLIDSHVHLTSQNGPKGALERFTKTKSDYALDGAWYAGLTLRAGFTTVADLGGANESVFGLRNAIAAGRVPGPRIVAAGSAVSVHGGHGDDANGVPESMVHLFRDAAVCSGADDCRRAVREQVRSGADVIKITATGGVLSPTNAGLAKQFSDEELKAIVETAHAMGRRVTAHAHGGDGINAFLKYGGDSIEHGTYLDAESIKLFKANGAYLVPTLLAGDFVAREAAKPDTWMVPAVKAKALEAGPRMLDMGRRAHLGGVKIAYGTDTGVSPHGENAREFALLIKAGLTPLEAIKAATIYAADHLDLAGMIGSLLNGKQADIIAVKGDPLADVTVLEHVSFVMKGGIVYRQD, from the coding sequence ATGAAATCCACCTTCAAGGCCGGCCTCGTCGCCGCCGCGCTCGGCGTTCTGGCGCTGGTCGGAGTCGCCGATGCGCAGGGCCAGTCCAGCCCCCTGACCTACATCCAGGCCGGCCGCGTGCTGGCCGACCCGGCCACCGGCAAGGTCGAGACCGAGCGCACCATCGTCGTCGAAAACGGCAAGGTGCTGCGCATCGAGGCGGGCTACACCTCCGCTCCCGGAGCCAATGTCATCGACCTGAAGGACAGCTTCGTCCTGCCCGGCCTGATCGACAGCCACGTCCACCTGACCAGCCAGAACGGCCCCAAGGGCGCCCTGGAACGCTTCACAAAGACCAAGAGCGACTACGCCCTCGACGGCGCCTGGTACGCGGGCCTGACCCTGCGCGCCGGATTCACCACCGTCGCCGACCTCGGCGGCGCCAACGAGAGCGTCTTCGGCCTGCGTAATGCCATCGCCGCCGGCCGCGTGCCCGGCCCGCGCATCGTCGCCGCCGGCTCGGCCGTGTCAGTGCATGGCGGCCATGGCGACGACGCCAACGGCGTGCCCGAATCCATGGTTCACCTGTTCCGCGACGCCGCCGTCTGCTCCGGCGCCGACGACTGCCGCCGGGCCGTGCGCGAACAGGTCCGGTCCGGCGCCGACGTCATCAAGATCACCGCCACCGGCGGCGTGCTGTCGCCGACCAATGCCGGCCTGGCCAAGCAGTTCAGCGACGAGGAGCTGAAAGCCATCGTCGAGACCGCCCATGCCATGGGCCGCCGCGTCACCGCCCACGCCCATGGCGGCGATGGCATCAACGCCTTCCTGAAGTACGGCGGCGACAGCATCGAGCACGGCACCTACCTCGACGCCGAATCCATCAAGCTGTTCAAGGCCAACGGCGCCTACCTGGTCCCGACCCTGCTGGCCGGCGACTTCGTGGCTCGCGAGGCGGCCAAGCCCGACACCTGGATGGTCCCGGCCGTGAAGGCCAAGGCCCTGGAGGCCGGTCCCAGGATGCTCGACATGGGCCGCCGGGCGCACCTGGGCGGCGTCAAGATCGCCTACGGCACCGACACCGGCGTCTCGCCCCACGGCGAAAATGCCAGGGAGTTCGCCCTGCTGATCAAGGCCGGCCTGACCCCGCTGGAAGCCATCAAGGCCGCCACCATCTACGCCGCCGACCACCTCGACCTGGCCGGCATGATCGGCTCGCTGCTGAACGGCAAACAGGCCGACATCATCGCCGTGAAGGGCGATCCGCTGGCCGACGTCACCGTGCTGGAACACGTCAGCTTCGTGATGAAGGGCGGCATCGTCTACCGGCAGGACTAG
- a CDS encoding 3-deoxy-D-manno-octulosonic acid transferase: protein MTLSLRLYRAAMAVLQPFAPGLLSSRAAKGKEDAARVQERLGHASVARPEDGLVWIHAISVGESQAVLPLIERLAQARPDLTLLVTCGTVTAAALLAKRLPAGAIHQYAPLDTPASARRFLDHWLPDLVILVESEIWPNLILGAKQRGAKLALISARITHKTAKGWARMSKGIRQVLAAFDLVLPQDELSAERLRFFGVETDGRLNLKLAGEPLPADEAELAALRKAIGKRPVVLAASTHAGEEAIIVTPMLTAIRNEAPDALVIIAPRHPERLADVLTDVGTGHGPVAVRSRGDKLTRQTRIYLADTLGEMGLFFRLADVVVMGGSFVPGVGGHNPMEPARLGAPVISGPQVFNSAEVYEAMVEGERGAMIVETPGDLSMALAGLLAAPDAARALGARGQAFAQDQSAQLDTAWARLEALLP, encoded by the coding sequence GTGACGCTCTCCCTGCGCCTCTACCGGGCGGCCATGGCGGTGCTGCAGCCGTTCGCGCCGGGCCTGCTGAGTTCGCGGGCGGCCAAGGGCAAGGAAGACGCCGCGCGGGTGCAGGAGCGGCTCGGCCATGCCTCCGTGGCGCGCCCTGAGGACGGCCTGGTCTGGATCCACGCCATCAGCGTCGGCGAGAGCCAGGCGGTGCTGCCGCTGATCGAGCGGCTGGCCCAAGCAAGGCCGGACCTCACCCTGCTGGTCACCTGTGGCACCGTCACCGCCGCCGCCCTGCTGGCCAAACGGCTGCCGGCCGGGGCGATCCACCAGTATGCGCCGCTCGACACCCCCGCCTCGGCGCGGCGTTTTCTCGATCACTGGCTGCCGGACCTCGTCATCCTCGTCGAGAGCGAGATCTGGCCCAACCTGATCCTCGGCGCCAAGCAGCGCGGCGCCAAGCTGGCCCTGATCTCGGCCCGCATCACCCACAAGACGGCCAAGGGCTGGGCGCGGATGAGCAAGGGCATCCGCCAGGTGCTGGCCGCCTTCGATCTGGTCTTGCCGCAGGACGAGCTGTCGGCCGAGCGGCTGCGGTTCTTCGGGGTCGAGACCGACGGCCGGCTGAACCTCAAGCTGGCCGGCGAGCCGCTGCCCGCCGACGAGGCCGAACTGGCCGCCCTCAGAAAGGCCATCGGCAAACGGCCCGTGGTGCTGGCGGCCAGCACCCATGCGGGCGAGGAGGCGATCATCGTCACCCCGATGCTGACCGCCATCCGCAACGAGGCGCCGGACGCCCTGGTGATCATCGCCCCGCGCCACCCGGAGCGGCTGGCCGATGTGCTGACCGACGTCGGCACGGGGCACGGTCCGGTGGCGGTGCGCTCGCGCGGCGACAAGCTGACCCGCCAGACCCGGATCTATCTCGCCGACACGCTCGGCGAGATGGGCCTGTTCTTCCGCCTGGCCGACGTGGTGGTCATGGGCGGCAGCTTTGTGCCGGGTGTCGGCGGTCACAACCCGATGGAGCCGGCCCGGCTCGGCGCGCCGGTGATCAGCGGGCCGCAGGTGTTCAATTCAGCCGAGGTCTACGAGGCCATGGTCGAGGGCGAGCGCGGGGCGATGATTGTCGAGACGCCGGGCGATCTGTCGATGGCCCTGGCCGGACTGCTGGCCGCGCCCGACGCCGCCAGGGCGCTGGGCGCCCGGGGCCAGGCCTTTGCGCAGGACCAGTCGGCGCAACTCGATACCGCCTGGGCCCGGCTGGAGGCCCTGCTGCCATGA
- a CDS encoding cation diffusion facilitator family transporter — protein sequence MSHTHDHHGHDHHHGGHKDHHHGPGGHSHAPKDFGRAFAIGAGLNIAFVVAEAGAGLFTGSLALLADAGHNLSDVLGLLMAWGAVVIARRAPAGRRTYGLGKSTILASLGNAGLLLLAVGGITWEAIRRFGSPQDIPPGPVIVVAAIGVVINTATALMFMRGQEDLNVKGAFLHMAADAAVSLGVVFAAIILWMQPEWRWIDPMISLVIAAVIVAGTWGLLRDSLDLALDAAPRGIDPDKVKAWLAGRPGVTEVHDLHIWAMSTSETALTAHLTRPDNTDPDQFLDELCHDLVHEFGIGHATLQLETGHRGPCRLAHAHGGQ from the coding sequence ATGTCCCATACGCATGATCATCATGGCCACGACCACCATCACGGCGGTCACAAGGACCATCACCATGGTCCCGGCGGCCACAGCCATGCGCCCAAGGACTTCGGCCGCGCCTTCGCCATCGGCGCCGGGCTGAACATCGCCTTCGTGGTCGCCGAGGCCGGGGCCGGTCTGTTCACCGGCTCCCTGGCCCTGCTGGCCGACGCCGGTCACAATCTGTCGGATGTGCTGGGCCTGCTGATGGCCTGGGGCGCGGTGGTCATCGCTCGTCGGGCGCCGGCCGGGCGGCGGACCTATGGGCTGGGCAAGAGCACCATCCTGGCCTCGCTGGGCAACGCCGGCCTGCTGTTGCTGGCCGTCGGCGGCATCACCTGGGAGGCGATCCGCCGCTTCGGCTCGCCGCAGGACATTCCGCCCGGGCCTGTCATCGTCGTCGCGGCGATCGGAGTGGTCATCAACACCGCCACGGCCCTGATGTTCATGCGCGGCCAGGAGGACCTCAACGTCAAGGGCGCCTTCCTGCACATGGCCGCCGATGCGGCGGTGTCGCTGGGCGTGGTGTTCGCGGCCATCATCCTGTGGATGCAGCCGGAGTGGCGCTGGATCGACCCTATGATCAGCCTGGTCATCGCCGCCGTTATCGTGGCCGGCACCTGGGGCCTGCTGCGCGACAGCCTCGACCTGGCCCTCGACGCCGCCCCGCGCGGCATCGACCCGGACAAGGTCAAGGCCTGGCTGGCCGGCCGGCCCGGCGTCACCGAGGTGCACGACCTGCACATCTGGGCGATGAGCACCAGCGAGACGGCCCTGACCGCCCACCTGACCCGCCCCGACAACACCGACCCCGACCAGTTCCTCGACGAGCTGTGCCACGACCTGGTCCACGAGTTCGGCATCGGCCACGCGACCCTGCAGCTGGAGACCGGCCATCGCGGTCCCTGCCGGCTGGCCCACGCTCACGGCGGCCAGTAG
- a CDS encoding antitoxin Xre/MbcA/ParS toxin-binding domain-containing protein, translating to MSTRKKMPAHGYPGVAEAGARFQAAPFGGLLGADGVDVERTAEVFNMTKGQLAETVGLAADTLQKAARRNAPKTQARVTELIEIITRLEAWAGGRTQAMAWYRAQPIAALDGRTAEALVKSGKAGLVRDYLDHLALGGFA from the coding sequence ATGTCTACTCGCAAGAAAATGCCCGCCCATGGCTATCCCGGCGTCGCCGAGGCGGGCGCGCGGTTTCAAGCCGCCCCGTTCGGCGGACTGCTGGGCGCCGACGGCGTCGATGTCGAGCGCACGGCGGAGGTGTTCAACATGACCAAGGGCCAACTGGCCGAGACCGTCGGCCTTGCCGCCGACACCCTGCAGAAGGCGGCCCGCCGCAACGCCCCCAAGACCCAGGCCCGGGTCACCGAACTGATCGAGATCATCACCCGGCTCGAGGCCTGGGCCGGCGGACGCACCCAGGCCATGGCCTGGTACCGGGCCCAGCCGATCGCGGCGCTCGACGGCCGTACCGCCGAGGCGCTGGTCAAGTCGGGCAAGGCCGGGCTGGTGCGGGACTATCTCGACCATCTGGCCTTGGGCGGCTTCGCCTGA
- a CDS encoding RES domain-containing protein gives MRFRGTAYRAHDPRWSFSPLSGDGAAIHGGRFNPKGMPALYLGLAPMTAIKEASQGLALKIEPLVLCSYDVDCENIVDLTTAAGLKAAGVAGSDLACGWMLLAHEGRTPQTWAMATRLIADGVIGVIAPSFAPGSTADDRNLVLWRWGQDKPCRITVHDP, from the coding sequence ATGAGGTTTCGGGGGACAGCCTACCGCGCGCACGATCCGCGCTGGTCGTTCAGCCCGCTGTCGGGCGATGGCGCGGCGATCCACGGCGGGCGGTTCAATCCGAAGGGAATGCCGGCGCTGTATCTCGGTCTCGCCCCGATGACGGCGATCAAGGAGGCCAGCCAGGGCCTGGCCCTGAAGATCGAACCGCTGGTGCTGTGCAGCTACGACGTCGATTGCGAGAACATCGTCGATCTGACCACGGCGGCGGGTCTGAAGGCGGCCGGCGTCGCCGGGAGCGATCTGGCCTGTGGCTGGATGCTGCTGGCCCATGAAGGCAGGACACCGCAAACCTGGGCCATGGCAACCCGTCTGATCGCCGACGGGGTCATCGGGGTCATCGCGCCCAGCTTCGCGCCGGGGTCCACGGCGGACGACCGCAATCTGGTGCTCTGGCGGTGGGGGCAGGACAAGCCTTGCCGGATCACCGTGCACGATCCGTAA